The region AAAGACCAAATAAACTACTCCCTCACTGAGGTACAACAAATAGCTTTCTTCCATCAAACATTCATACACAAATTAAGGATGCACGAGTTGCCAAATGAATCAGATACCAGTGCAAAAACTGTGGTCATCATCATACTAGTAGAGTCACCAAATATGCGAGACGAACAAACAAAATTAGCGGCATGCTTGGACTTTCCACGAATAACCATTCAGCAACACCAAACTGAAAAGAATAAATTCATTGCATACAAACACTAGGTCTCCATTGAGATTACAAAAGCCAGCAATCTCCCTTAAAGAAAAAGACGCATAGTAAACAAATAGCATAATCCTTCTAGCCAGCCATCCCTTTCCATCCCttccataaaagaaaatgaaggttGCATCTAGTTTGCAATGCTCTTTCTACacaaatttaatacaaaatgCTACTTAATGCAAAAGAATGTGGGCAAAGTTGTTACATTGTCGTCGTTTTATTATCACTTAGCAACATTCATGGTAGCATAAATCCATACGAAGTATACATCAAGGACGCatattttagataataaaaGCTCAATAAAGAGTTGAGACAGAAATTAAAAGCTGATGATATCAGTcagcagtaaaaaaaaaaaaagaacaaattaaaagtaatatttaaaaaaaaacaaaaaaccactACTTTGAAGAGCCTTATGAAGCTCATGCATTTTCCACCAAGTCATTCCTCATGAAATACATaacttctctctcttctttagCCAACAAGCAATCAAGTCCTCCATTCTCTAGGCATCAGTTTTCTGTAGTTAATGACTAAAGGATGCACAAAAGTGCCTTGCATTCATAAACTTCCAGAAGGGGACAAATGgatttcatttttcttgtcaaatACTTAAACCAGCCAATGGCCAAATGCTAAAAAGGCCAACTGTGCCCCTTATTTGTGCACTGTTTACTGAGATTACAATTATTCCCACTCTAATTTTCCTGCAAAATATAATTCTAGCTTAAAGCATGAAATTTTCACTAATCAATAACAAGCTTAGGCCATTAGCCTCTTAATAAGAAAGATAATCCAAAAGCAACTACGCTATAAATGCTGGGTAAGGATGGCTTGTCTTGATATAGAGACATTCTAGGCACAAAGTAGGAGAAGCCTGAAATTCACTATTAAAAATCAATCTATCTAGAAACTATAGAGATATATTCCAATAAATATACGAGGATATAGGTCCGAATGAGTGGCTTGAATTCGAATGCTATTTGTAACAAATTCAAACTCTAAAGCAAGTAGGTGTGAAAACGCAATTAAACAATTCAAGCATTACCATGAcctgataaataaaaaaaaaaccaggaACTCAAGCAACAACGACCTTGTTTAACATCTCAAGTATAATTCTACAAAATCAAACACACATACATACCCAgagatatacatacacacatcatcatcatcatcatcagcacaGCATCAGTATATCGaacaaaataacaacaattcaatccctaaattttcaaaaacctCATCACAAAGATTCAATCAAACATAAAGTAATACGAATCTAATAGCACAATGAGAGGGTTTTAAAataaccctaaaaccctagcaCCGCGAGAAACAAGAGATTACCTGCCAGATTCGGCGAAGGCGCTTCTTGGCATTGTTCTTGCGGGTACCGGTGAGCTTGATGCGCTTCCAGAGGAGTCCCGGCGAGTTGTTCCGCTTCACCACTTCCATCACCCGCGTCCCCCAGAACGCCCCCATGCCCAACCccgccatctctctctctctctctctctctctctctctctcactctctcacaCGCACGCGGGCGCACACTGCCACACAGGCTATGGAGTATTTGTTTTGAGTTGGACTTTGATTGGGCCGGTGCATAAGTGGGCCTCGACTTACCTTTAATTTCCAAAGactcttttcaaaaaaatttaagttaaattattaaaatagtcTCTTTATTTTGCGTTTTTCGCTCTTTTAGTCcatctaatataaaatatatcttttttaaccttgtatttgcacatcCTGTCATTTTGGAGGGATAAAAAATGACGAACATGTGTAAATACGAGGATCAAAATGACATATTTTACAGGTAAAAGACGAAAATGAGCAAATACGAGAACCAAAATaatagattttatattaaaaagactaaaaagatagaaaacacaaaatagatagaccattttgatatttaaacctatgtaaatatattaaatatctgtatatatacatatattagctcaattttataaaatctcTTAGTAGTTTTTAAGTGCCAAGttcttataaatttataataataggAGGTAGAaatgggttatatatatatatatataattatatatatatattttgatgatgtgataaatcattccacaagcatcTTAAATCTTCATATTTAATTGTATTGCCGCTTATGTTTTATAGGgatgatttgatatttttttttatttttaatacatttaAGCTAGAATGGTTTAAGTTATAttatttcaagtacaaaacaaaactatttattttatgtaataatattttaaaaaaatttctttcttacaaatacatatttcacgtaaaaataatacatttacAATCTCCATAAGAAAGAGTAACGAGTGATATGATTTGTTTACATTTTTCAAATAAGCTCACAAGCTATAAATGAGGCTTCCTAATATGTAAGCCGTAACTATTTCACATCACTATGAAAAAATTTAGATGTGTTTAAGTATAAAATaagattaatataatttttttttttttatgtaaatgcAATAAGTGTTGTTGGTCAAAGGGTATGTATATGatccaaaaattaattatagagTATGTGCGTTCTCACTCAGTTATACTAAGTTCGAGTTGCAAGACTTAACTCACATCGAGAATTCGTTACTATTATTGCGTCCAATGATACCTCCATTCGGGATATCTGAATGTTTCACATCTATTTTTCGCATTAAAATCAATGCTTCTAGGTTATGAAGTATAAAccttttgatatatttaatataaactggaagaaattaatataattgtttACAATTTGAAAATtgctttaaaagaaatttttttaaagttgattaaaactaataattatcaaataaaatatttattttatgatgaattagttttttaaaaaattgatatttataaataatcaataaatttttttttgtaattaaatcaTAGAGCAATTTATTTTCTTCCTCGATGGCAGATGATTTGTATCTTGAAAGGTGCAGGGGCATATGGGTGATTTCATGGTgtcttcttctcatcttttttgacacatgaaattttgaaatttcgTAGGGTTTAAGTGCAAA is a window of Dioscorea cayenensis subsp. rotundata cultivar TDr96_F1 chromosome 5, TDr96_F1_v2_PseudoChromosome.rev07_lg8_w22 25.fasta, whole genome shotgun sequence DNA encoding:
- the LOC120261775 gene encoding uncharacterized protein LOC120261775, translated to MAGLGMGAFWGTRVMEVVKRNNSPGLLWKRIKLTGTRKNNAKKRLRRIWQNEAVIRACADPPASETSTTASSVGGGHQ